Proteins from a single region of Corylus avellana chromosome ca11, CavTom2PMs-1.0:
- the LOC132165081 gene encoding beta-galactosidase 6-like: MERRWWLLHWGLAVVIVLIQGGGRVEGRDVTYDGRSLIIDGSRNILFSGSIHYPRSTPQMWESLIGKAKEGGLDVIQTYVFWNLHEPQPGQYEFSGSNDLVRFIKEIKAQGLYACLRIGPFIESEWTYGPAHELARMATKSVMDATWVVDPPLCIQNLLVLEETVFDV, encoded by the exons ATGGAGCGGCGGTGGTGGTTGCTGCATTGGGGGCTTGCGGTGGTCATAGTACTGATACAAGGAGGTGGCCGCGTTGAAGGAAGAGATGTCACGTACGATGGAAGATCTCTCATCATTGACGGCAGCAGAAATATTCTCTTCTCCGGTTCAATTCACTATCCTCGTAGCACTCCTCAG ATGTGGGAATCTTTGATAGGCAAAGCCAAGGAAGGAGGATTGGACGTCATTCAAACTTATGTCTTTTGGAACCTTCACGAGCCCCAACCTGGTCAG TACGAGTTCAGTGGAAGCAATGATCTGGTGCGGTTCATCAAGGAAATCAAGGCTCAGGGGCTCTATGCTTGCCTTCGGATTGGACCCTTCATAGAGAGTGAATGGACTTATGG GCCAGCCCATGAGCTTGCAAGAATGGCAACGAAAAGTGTAATGGATGCTACGTGGGTTGTTGACCCGCCTCTTTGTATTCAGAACCTTCTGGTTCTTGAGGAAACTGTTTTTGATGTTTGA
- the LOC132165080 gene encoding beta-galactosidase 6-like, with the protein MANSYVRSKAWTLKEEDGGCVAILTNYDVQNVTVQFQNTSHELLPKSISILADCKNVIFNTAKVNTEHNSRIVEATQIFDSSDSWEEFKDVIPNMEDALLKSETFLEHMNTTKDKSDYLWYSLRFENNLSCTKPVLHVESAGHVAHAFLNNIYTGAAHGSHDAKGFTMDIPIMLNDGMNNISILSAMVGLPDSGPFLESKFAGLRKVEIQCTEKESYNLTNYTWGYQVGLVGEKLQIFREENLGAVVWSKIGTSMNHTLTWYKIFFDAPTGDDPVTLNLSTMGKGEAWVNGQSIGRYWVSFPDSKGNPSQTLYHVPRSFLKASENLLVLLEEAGGSPLQISLNTVSVTSVREDIAYYHLPR; encoded by the exons ATGGCAAACAGCTATGTTCGGTCGAAGGCTTGGACTCTCAAAG AAGAGGATGGAGGGTGTGTGGCCATTCTTACAAATTATGACGTACAAAACGTCACCGTACAATTTCAAAATACATCACATGAATTGCTTCCAAAGTCGATCAGTATTCTAGCAGACtgtaaaaatgtaattttcaacACGGCAAAG GTGAATACAGAGCATAATAGCAGAATTGTAGAAGCTACCCAAATATTTGATTCAAGTGATAGCTGGGAAGAATTCAAAGATGTTATCCCCAATATGGAAGATGCTTTACTGAAATCCGAAACATTCCTTGAGCACATGAAtacaacaaaagataaatctGATTATCTTTGGTATAGTCTCAG GTTTGAGAACAATTTGTCTTGCACCAAGCCAGTGCTTCATGTTGAATCTGCTGGGCATGTTGCACATGCTTTTTTGAACAATATCTATACAG GAGCTGCACATGGAAGTCATGACGCCAAGGGCTTCACAATGGATATTCCAATCATGTTGAATGATGGGATGAACAATATTTCTATACTCAGCGCTATGGTTGGGCTACCG GATTCAGGACCTTTTCTCGAAAGCAAATTTGCTGGCTTAAGAAAAGTGGAAATTCAATGCACTGAAAAGGAATCCTACAATTTGACAAACTATACATGGGGATATCAG GTTGGACTAGTCGGAGAGAAGCTACAGATATTtagagaagaaaatttgggtgCTGTTGTGTGGAGTAAAATTGGGACATCAATGAATCATACACTTACTTGGTACAAG ATATTTTTCGATGCACCCACGGGAGATGACCCCGTCACCTTAAACCTGAGCACAATGGGTAAAGGTGAAGCTTGGGTTAATGGACAAAGCATTGGTCGTTATTGGGTCTCCTTCCCTGACTCTAAAGGCAATCCATCACAAACACT gtaCCATGTGCCCCGATCTTTCCTTAAAGCTTCTGAAAACCTTTTAGTTTTGCTTGAAGAAGCTGGTGGAAGCCCTCTCCAGATTTCCTTGAACACTGTGTCAGTCACCAGCGTACGTGAGGATATAGCTTACTATCACCTCCCTCGATGA